GAAAAATCTGTCTCAACTATGTAAGGAGCTAATTCTCTTATTAAAAGAGATGTTCCAGCCTTATTTCTGTTGTGACCTTCATCACCCATTTGAAGTATTTGAGATAATATACTCTTTAGATCTATCTCTCCACTTAATTGAATAGCTTCCTTCAAAATAGGAGCAAGGGTATTTTCCATCCATAAAAGTCTATCTATTACTTCCTTAGAATAAGCTCCATATCTTAGTACTTTTCCTAACCCCTCATTTAAAGTACAATAAGCATAATTATCAAAGGCCTTATTCTTTACTATCCACACAGGCATTGAAGGAGTAACTACTCCAGCCATAGGTCCTACCGCATTATGGTGATGACAAGAATCAAATGTAATCTGTCCAGACTCAGCTATTTCTACAGCTTCTTCTTCACTTTTAGCAATGCCTTCATATAAAAGGCCTCCTATTATGGCTCCTTTAAGTGGTCCACTCATGTCTTCCCACTTAACAGGTGGTCCTGCATGTAAAATAGTTTTTTCAGTCATACCAGGAATGTCATCTATAGCTCTTCCTATTCCCACAATTGTTGGTTGTGCCTTTAAAATTCTATCTAGAGCCTCCTTATTAGCTCTATCTATTCTTTCAGTTACCATCATATCCCCCCTCGAGTTTCTCTCTATTCATTGACCATCCCTACTTTAATCTTGATAATAGGGAAGCCATTTTTTTATTCCCCCTGGCAGGTGGCTTAAAATCCACATGTATAGCCTCTATCTTTTGTGATTTTAAATCCTTGTAAAAAGAGTCAAGACCAATGTTTGCAACCTTTAAATCCTTTTTGAAAAGTTCATTTATTTTATTCACAACTTCCACCCCTTAGAAGTTTTAATATACTACTTGTAAGCCTTGCCGCTTGAGCATTAGATGGCATAACCACAACTCCAATGTCTTCTAATCGCTTCTTGGACTTTTTATAGTCTTGTGGGTCATTTTCTGTTCCACAAATTGAACCTACTACAGATAAATACTGTCCCCTGTCTTCAAAAGCTTTTTTAGCTTCTATAATAGAAGGAATCATTTCTCCCACAGGGTCCTCATTAGATCCATATCCTAATACAAAATCCATTAATACTACAGCTACACTTTCATCTTCCTTTTCTTTTAAAAGTCTTTCTACCCTATTAGATGGATCAATCATAGGATGAGGTTTACCTACAGTAAAATCATCATCACCTAAATCGATGCAAGTATCCTTAATACTTTTATGAATATCTAAAAGCTTTAAATCTGGTTTTAATGGAATATTTGAATATACATCCATGTGATTCATGAATATTTTCATAGCTTCATCAGCTAATGTTCCACCTGTAAAAAGACCTCTCATATACTTCTGATTAGATCCTATTTGGGCTGCTTCCATCTTAGCCATTTTTTCAATTTCCTCGTAATTAGGTGTATCTTCTTTATCTCTTAATAAATTAACTGCCATATAAGCTGCATCTTCTAAGTTTTTAGCAAAATATCCACCATGATCTTCTATTTCCTTCTTATCTCCACCTATGAAATTCACAACGATAGGTTTATTAGATTTTTTAACTTCTTCTAATACCTTTTTAGCCACATCCTTGTGTGGTGGTTTTGAAATGAGTACTATGACAGATGTTTCATCATCTTCCAATAAGGACTTTAATCCATCTAACATCATAATACCGCCAATTTCTTTCTTTAAATCACGGCCCCCAGTTCCTATTACCTGAGATACTCCTTCTCCTAGTCTATCTATGAGAAC
This window of the Anaeromicrobium sediminis genome carries:
- the fdrA gene encoding acyl-CoA synthetase FdrA — its product is MMKVCHEIRKNTYYDSVTLMLISKELKKMEGIKEALVGMATDLNKELAEMINISSEDIKSASPNDFFVSVLCHESIEKEIILDKVDKLLNEKKKESSLDYRPATLDSALKYEPNLNLALISVPGKYAAGEARKALNKGLHVMLFSDNVSMEDERKLKELASEKGLLMMGPDCGTAIINNVPLAFANVVKKGNIGVVGASGTGTQEVTVLIDRLGEGVSQVIGTGGRDLKKEIGGIMMLDGLKSLLEDDETSVIVLISKPPHKDVAKKVLEEVKKSNKPIVVNFIGGDKKEIEDHGGYFAKNLEDAAYMAVNLLRDKEDTPNYEEIEKMAKMEAAQIGSNQKYMRGLFTGGTLADEAMKIFMNHMDVYSNIPLKPDLKLLDIHKSIKDTCIDLGDDDFTVGKPHPMIDPSNRVERLLKEKEDESVAVVLMDFVLGYGSNEDPVGEMIPSIIEAKKAFEDRGQYLSVVGSICGTENDPQDYKKSKKRLEDIGVVVMPSNAQAARLTSSILKLLRGGSCE
- a CDS encoding fdrA domain protein, producing MNKINELFKKDLKVANIGLDSFYKDLKSQKIEAIHVDFKPPARGNKKMASLLSRLK